From the Amblyraja radiata isolate CabotCenter1 chromosome 14, sAmbRad1.1.pri, whole genome shotgun sequence genome, one window contains:
- the blzf1 gene encoding golgin-45: protein MTTDIKMETKVPIVRFIRGPGDGMETEVPAKPVENTSGKKKKGHHAARTNVTSSSSHVITKPGILQLGKIQPNQAIEVEAIRILVPKAAVIHELPAKSIMLTDPAYSNKGELSNQLENTIELKRELTELKAAFEKSQCSERKLLQDKGGLANQIRVQTEVNRELKKLLVASVGDDLQYHFERMAREKNHLILENETLSQNLSQLSEQLERMTIQCDVWRSKFLASRVMADELSHSRMSLQRNVRETQSAIQDLLNEREQFRQDMVDSHRFLEELLVSLQWGRQQTYYPSAQPFTTAELASANHKLAEAVNCHLLGKLSISNAQKTNQQIEFCNTPAEKMAEKVLKILDLTACSKGTADLPFCDTSPASFLANKKSIGRFHPYTRYENITFNCCNHCTGELTVL, encoded by the exons ATGACAACAGACATCAAAATGGAGACTAAAG TTCCAATAGTACGATTCATCCGAGGACCTGGAGATGGAATGGAAACTGAAGTGCCAGCCAAACCAGTGGAAAATACAtcaggaaaaaagaaaaaaggtcaTCATGCTGCACGAACTAATGTAACATCCAGTTCTTCTCACGTTATCACGAAGCCTGGCATTCTTCAACTTGGAAAAATTCAGCCAAACCAAGCAATTGAAGTAGAAGCCATTAGGATTTTGGTTCCCAAAGCTGCTGTGATTCATGAACTTCCTGCAAAGAGTATAATGCTAACTGACCCTGCATATTCCAATAAAGgtgaattgtcaaatcagttagaAAATACAATTGAACTCAAGAGAGAGTTGACCGAACTTAAAGCTGCCTTTGAAAAATCTCAGTGTTCAGAAAGAAAACTCCTTCAGGATAAAGGAGGGCTTGCCAATCAAATCCGGGTACAAACGGAG GTGAATCGCGAATTGAAGAAGTTGCTTGTGGCGTCTGTTGGTGATGATCTTCAGTATCACTTTGAGCGCATGGCTCGAGAAAAGAATCACCTAATCCTAGAAAATGAGACTTTGAGTCAAAACCTGTCTCAACTTTCCGAGCAGCTGGAGAGGATGACCATACAATGTGATGTGTGGCGCAGCAAATTCCTCGCAAGCAG AGTAATGGCCGATGAGTTGTCCCATTCCAGGATGTCATTGCAACGTAACGTCAGAGAAACCCAAAGTGCCATTCAGGACCTTCTCAACGAGCGTGAGCAATTTCGTCAGGATATGGTTGACTCCCACAG ATTCCTGGAGGAGCTCTTGGTATCACTGCAGTGGGGCCGGCAACAAACCTACTACCCTAGTGCCCAACCATTCACCACGGCAGAGCTAGCATCCGCCAATCATAAATTAGCCGAGGCTGTAAACTGTCACCTTCTAGGAAAACTAAGTATAAGTAATGCACAAAAGACAAACCAACAGATTGAATTCTGCAACACACCTGCGGAAAAAATGGCTGAAAAG GTTTTAAAGATTTTGGATCTTACGGCATGTAGTAAAGGAACAGCTGATCTGCCATTCTGTGATACATCCCCGGCTTCATTTCTCGCCAACAAAAAGAGTATTGGACGATTTCATCCATATACCAGATAtgaaaatattacatttaattGTTGCAACCATTGTACGGGAGAATTGACAGTCCTGTGA